CTGGTGCAGTGGTGGAGCATCACAGGACTTCTGCCCAAATACCCCGGTGAGGTGATAAGCTCTGGATAGGGTTGCTTCTTTGGTCTTTTAAAATGatccattaaaatagaaaaagtagCAACTGATATTACTTgtgaatgttaaaaacaaatataaagtacactgtaattaatcatgtcctcattaggggccaagcaccgaaggtgtgAAGGCATCTGTTGTTTCCGTTGGTgttcttattcttcttcttcttccattTCTTCCATTTTTTCTTGGCAGCCCATAGAGCCACTTGCGGGAAAggtgtgaaatttggcacactctatagaggacagtcccaacattaaccataacAAATTTGGAGTCTCGCGCCAAAACTTGTCCAAAgtttcactcatgtttatgctaataacttttgaactctatttttaacattttcccctgaatccttggctcatgccgagtcgaatgaacaccaaaatgtaaaaatcgtAAGGTTATGTTTTTTtcgttatttttaatagtttgtaaaaacctactttttttttttaactcgtCCTAGAccgtttgtctgattttcaccaaaattggctcagatcatcttcagaccatgctggcaaaaagttatggaattcaagttgatttgTCAAACCGTTCTCGAATAACACGCAAACGAATTCTATGAAACCATGCAAAAATTGATGTGAGACTATATCTCCACAACGGTTTGGCATATTGAGACTAAACTTGGGGTGTGTAACAAGTGTTTCGGCGCAGTGCCGATCCTAGTGGTCAGGATATatgaaaaatgtctatttttggCTATAACTTCTCAAGTTtgatgaaaaattacaaaactggtctctttagattcagAGGAGCATGCTGAGTCAAACCATACcaaattttcccatgtcagccattttgaattttattgtaattaatttaatttattggacgtgtggccaagtacggtgacccatacttggaatttgtgctctgcatttaacccatccaagtgcacacacacacacacagtagtgaatagtgaacaaactcacacacacacagcgtgAACACACATCCGGAGCACTGGGgagccttgctcaagggactcacctcagctGTGGTATTATACAggtggagagagtgctggttattcactccttcaatccctgccagatTTCGGATtcgaacccacaacctttcggttacaagcccaactcgctaaccattaggccacggctacCCCTATAGTGCTATATTTTACAAAGCATTGTCGTATAGCTACTAAACTCGGTATGTGTCTttggcaccatgccctgacagtactcaaaaagtttggggacAGTGCCACCCAAATTGGCCTGTTGTAATGAAAGTGATCTCAATATTTTCCTTGGATAATGCTGAGAACAACAATACCATTCATGCCAAAATTGGCTCAACTTCCTGTCCACTTTGGATCAACTTCCTTCCATTttgatcaatgttggaaacattctttttctaactcctcctagaccgttggttcaattttcaccaaatttgatttggatcatattcagaccatgctggcaaaaagttatggaattcaagttgatttgTCAAGTAGATTTTGGGTCGATATGCAGAACGGTTTTCGAAGCCAATTGAGCCAGATTATCTTCACACTGTGCTGACACAAAGTTGTGGATTTCGTGTCAACAGACGAAACTGTTTTTGTATAGCAATGCTACAAATTTGAGccatgatgccaaaatgactctgaggctttatctctgcaaagctttgacaccAAACATTGTGTGTGttattgtcacctcacactaaACACACCACATTGATTTGATAACAGTGtcacctactggtcaaaagttttttttttatgatttttcagccattttaacaaaaatcttaaaatggctTCAGTTACTCATTGCTTTAGTTGCTCTAATGCTTGCTGCCTTCTTTGCCTAGTGCTTGGTCctgtaattgctgcttgcagctatattatttgtgtttgtgtctttttcaGAAGCTCATGAAATGAAGAAGATATCTCAGATGTGGCGTGAGATGGACCAGAAACACAGGAGAACATGTCTGGAGTTGAGGTAATGACCACCTTTTTCACTCTAACCAACAAAATTATGTAttcttattaacatttaatagtcatttaaatattgtaacCAATACTCTCTCATCAGCAGTTATGCTGACGATAAGTACCGATGGAGCTCCCTTATTCAGGGTATGGTAGCTCATATGGACAAACAACACGGGCctatatgggtttcagaagatTGTGCCTACCAAACATACCCACCGCCATCTCTATCAGCTTTGTTAAAGCTAGTGCTGCTGCCTAATATTGACATCCTGTCTGTCCAAGCCATTGTATCCTgcttatttctattttatcattttgttatatttagcTAAATAGCTATTGATGAATAGCCTTTTggttgttattttgtgtttggagGATAATTCTCTTTAACAAGTCCTCTCCAGATCATGTACTTTGTCCTGGATGTGTCTAACTTTCTGCACTGTGAGGATGATCTCCTGCAGTCATTCTGCCATGTCTTCAGTATCCCATTTGCATTTTCTCAACAGATCTGTGGATTCTGGCTTTTAGACCATGGATTAGTAACAGTGAGATGTTTTTGATACTATTGCTCAAACTGTATGGTGTCATATTACATTggtgtaaacatttttttttatttccaggaCTCAATGAATGCCTTATTGAGCCCAAGAGCTTGTCCTCCAACACTGTCCTGGCACCATTGTGCTGTTCTGAGGACCTTATTGAGGACAGGAGAGAATCGAGCAGCACTGAAGTATCTGTTGAGCATCACACCAGCAGTGAAGAACATTCATGACATCAAACTCT
Above is a genomic segment from Labeo rohita strain BAU-BD-2019 chromosome 17, IGBB_LRoh.1.0, whole genome shotgun sequence containing:
- the LOC127179648 gene encoding protein ELYS-like, whose amino-acid sequence is MMLSSEVLWNKALTDNNIKGLIGCLRDLYAGGEGDTSERVVSFNCWLQRSAELAKKDLLILCFSQCKGLWMCLDEKSVALVHKLLLKLKSLLSLVHLIEKYSAGLHSEHVGSRTSYIWGCWKQDHHAIMQHILLGHLVQWWSITGLLPKYPEAHEMKKISQMWREMDQKHRRTCLELSYADDKYRWSSLIQGMVAHMDKQHGPIWVSEDCAYQTYPPPSLSALLKLVLLPNIDILSVQAIIMYFVLDVSNFLHCEDDLLQSFCHVFSIPFAFSQQICGFWLLDHGLVTDSMNALLSPRACPPTLSWHHCAVLRTLLRTGENRAALKYLLSITPAVKNIHDIKLCVDVLIHNKCIAKAWALIRGLQTEDIHLFEHFIHVCENHGIYSNILPSLVWLISS